In Streptomyces sp. P3, one DNA window encodes the following:
- a CDS encoding UvrD-helicase domain-containing protein → MQREQEFIDDLYARVDALRGDTEVSVTDALAQGDTPMQARLERDILVAERSGLLAALNAVDGSLCFGRVDLASGVHHHIGRIGLRTGDAERTPVLIDWRADVARPFYLATGHTPMGLRRRRHLTSEGRRVTALHDEILDIGDPTRTGHEDPTGDAVLLAALDSARTGRMHDIVQTIQAEQDEIIRAPHRGVLVVEGGPGTGKTAVALHRAAYLLYEHRRLLARRAVLIVGPNPAFLGYIGEVLPALGETGVLLATVGELFPGVRATAADTREAAAVKGRADMADVLADVVRDWQALPDPVVAIEHDREILMLDDGLVRVARERTRAAGLPHNAAREHFEGHILNTLTDMVAERLGTDPFDGANLLDPSDVTQIRDELAENPEVWAAVDQLWPRLTPQRLVADFLADPVGYVSDDDAAVIRRPVTRAWTVADVPLLDEAAELLGEDDRVTRARAERERETQIAYAQGVLDVSYASRTYEFDDKHEEDSEVLSAHDIIDAERFAERHEEDDHRSAAERAAADRTWAFGHIIVDEAQELSPMAWRLLMRRCPTRSMTLVGDPAQTAEAAGVGSWADILEPYVQDRWEHTRLGVNYRTPAEIMEVAAAVVRAEHPDFVPPSSVRSTGVRPWARATDDLPGAVAEAARELTPAEGRLAVIAPRGLHRRLAARLDGVTAGAEPDLTRTVVLLDPRQSKGLEFDSVLVVEPSRYGTSDLYVALTRATQRLGVLHSRPLPKALAEAFASPGTGTV, encoded by the coding sequence TTGCAGCGCGAGCAGGAATTCATCGACGATCTGTACGCGCGCGTGGACGCCCTGCGCGGCGACACCGAGGTCTCCGTCACGGACGCGCTCGCCCAGGGCGACACCCCCATGCAGGCCCGGCTCGAACGGGACATCCTCGTCGCCGAGCGCTCGGGACTGCTCGCCGCGCTGAACGCGGTCGACGGCTCCCTGTGCTTCGGCCGCGTCGACCTCGCCTCCGGAGTCCACCACCACATCGGCCGCATCGGCCTGCGCACCGGTGACGCCGAACGCACACCGGTCCTGATCGACTGGCGGGCCGACGTCGCCCGCCCGTTCTACCTCGCCACCGGCCACACCCCGATGGGGCTGCGCAGGCGGCGGCACCTCACGAGCGAGGGCCGCCGGGTCACCGCCCTGCACGACGAGATCCTCGACATCGGCGACCCCACCCGCACCGGTCACGAGGACCCGACCGGCGACGCCGTCCTGCTCGCGGCGCTCGACTCGGCACGCACCGGCCGCATGCACGACATCGTGCAGACCATCCAGGCCGAGCAGGACGAGATCATCCGCGCCCCGCACCGAGGGGTGCTGGTGGTCGAGGGCGGTCCCGGCACCGGCAAGACGGCCGTCGCCCTGCACCGCGCCGCCTACCTTCTCTACGAGCACCGGCGGCTGCTCGCCAGACGGGCCGTCCTGATCGTCGGCCCCAACCCCGCCTTCCTCGGCTACATCGGCGAGGTGCTGCCCGCGCTCGGCGAGACGGGCGTGCTCCTCGCGACGGTCGGCGAGCTGTTCCCCGGTGTGCGGGCGACGGCCGCCGACACCCGCGAGGCGGCCGCGGTCAAGGGCCGCGCCGACATGGCCGACGTCCTCGCCGACGTCGTACGCGACTGGCAGGCCCTGCCCGACCCGGTCGTCGCCATCGAGCACGACCGCGAGATCCTCATGCTCGACGACGGCCTCGTGCGGGTGGCCCGCGAACGCACCCGGGCCGCCGGGCTGCCGCACAACGCGGCCCGCGAGCACTTCGAGGGCCACATCCTCAACACGCTCACCGACATGGTCGCCGAGCGCCTGGGCACCGACCCCTTCGACGGCGCCAACCTCCTCGACCCGAGCGACGTCACCCAGATCCGCGACGAGCTCGCCGAGAACCCCGAGGTGTGGGCCGCCGTCGACCAGCTGTGGCCCCGGCTGACCCCGCAGCGCCTGGTGGCGGACTTCCTCGCCGACCCGGTGGGCTACGTCTCCGACGACGACGCGGCCGTCATCCGCCGTCCGGTGACCCGTGCCTGGACGGTGGCCGACGTGCCGCTCCTCGACGAGGCCGCCGAACTGCTCGGCGAGGACGACCGGGTGACGCGGGCCCGGGCGGAACGGGAGCGCGAGACGCAGATCGCCTACGCGCAGGGCGTCCTGGACGTCTCGTACGCCTCGCGCACCTACGAGTTCGACGACAAGCACGAGGAGGACTCCGAGGTCCTGTCCGCACACGACATCATCGACGCCGAGCGGTTCGCCGAGCGGCACGAGGAGGACGACCACCGCAGCGCCGCCGAACGCGCGGCGGCCGACCGGACCTGGGCGTTCGGCCACATCATCGTCGACGAGGCGCAGGAGCTGTCGCCGATGGCGTGGCGGCTCCTCATGCGGCGCTGCCCGACCCGCTCGATGACGCTGGTCGGCGACCCCGCGCAGACCGCCGAGGCGGCCGGCGTCGGATCGTGGGCGGACATTCTCGAGCCGTACGTGCAGGACCGCTGGGAGCACACCCGCCTGGGCGTCAACTACCGCACCCCGGCCGAGATCATGGAGGTGGCGGCGGCGGTCGTACGCGCCGAGCACCCGGACTTCGTACCGCCGAGCTCGGTCCGGTCCACCGGCGTGCGGCCGTGGGCGCGCGCGACCGACGACCTGCCGGGCGCGGTGGCCGAGGCGGCCCGGGAGCTGACGCCCGCCGAGGGGCGGCTCGCGGTCATCGCCCCGCGCGGTCTGCACCGGCGGCTCGCGGCACGGCTGGACGGCGTGACCGCCGGTGCGGAGCCCGACCTCACGCGGACCGTCGTCCTGCTGGACCCCCGTCAGTCCAAGGGGCTCGAGTTCGACTCCGTCCTCGTGGTGGAGCCGTCCCGGTACGGCACCAGCGACCTGTACGTGGCGCTGACCCGTGCGACGCAACGGCTCGGCGTGCTGCACAGCCGCCCCCTGCCGAAGGCGCTGGCCGAGGCGTTCGCGTCACCCGGGACCGGCACGGTGTGA
- the glgB gene encoding 1,4-alpha-glucan branching enzyme — MPQADPSSGAVAEFRSAPDAADRARLLEGTHHDPHSVLGAHPAPGGVVFRALRPYARAVEVVAGELRAVLHDDGDGFFSGLLPLTRPPDYRLLVTYEDTTVETEDSYRFTPTLGELDLHLIGEGRHEQLWTVLGAHPRTHQGVSGTGFAVWAPNARGVRLAGTFNYWDGTGCPMRSLGSSGVWELFLPGVGEGALYKFDITRPDGSHTLRADPMARRTEVPPATSSVVDASLYEWGDAEWLARRAEIPVHEAPFSVYELHLASWRPGLTYRQLAEQLPAYVRDLGFTHVELMPVAEHPFGGSWGYQVTGFYAPTARLGTPDDFRYLVDALHRAGIGVLMDWVPAHFPRDEWALAEFDGRPLYEHADPLRAAHPDWGTLEFDFGRREVRNFLVANATYWCEEFHIDGLRVDAVASMLYLDYSREAGQWTPNEHGGRENLDAVAFLQEMNATVYRRNPGVVTIAEESTAWDGVTRATHHSGPSGFGGLGFGLKWNMGWMHDSLAYMSHEPVHRRYHHHEMTFSMVYAYSENYVLPISHDEVVHGKRSLVSKMPGDWWRQRADLRAYLAYMWAHPGKQLLFMGQEFAQGAEWSEAHGPDWWLLDPAYGAEADHRGVRDLVRDLNAVYRAVPALWQRDTDPAGFEWVVGDAAEDNVFAFLRRDAEGSLLLSVSNLSPVVRRDYRLGVPDDVPAWHEALNTDAERYGGSGVGHPDPVKPEPQGSHGRPASIRLTLPPLATVWLRPA, encoded by the coding sequence CTGCCGCAGGCGGACCCCTCGTCCGGGGCGGTCGCGGAGTTCCGGAGCGCCCCGGACGCCGCCGACCGCGCGCGTCTGCTGGAGGGCACGCATCACGACCCGCACTCCGTGCTGGGCGCGCACCCCGCGCCGGGCGGGGTGGTGTTCCGGGCGCTGCGCCCGTACGCGCGGGCGGTGGAGGTCGTCGCCGGCGAGCTGCGCGCCGTGCTCCACGACGACGGCGACGGGTTCTTCTCCGGTCTGCTGCCGCTCACCCGGCCGCCGGACTACCGGCTCCTCGTGACGTACGAGGACACGACCGTGGAGACCGAGGACTCCTATCGCTTCACGCCCACCCTGGGCGAGCTGGACCTGCACCTGATCGGCGAGGGGCGGCACGAGCAGTTGTGGACGGTGCTCGGCGCGCACCCGAGGACCCACCAGGGCGTGAGCGGCACGGGTTTCGCCGTGTGGGCCCCGAACGCGCGCGGCGTCCGGCTGGCGGGCACGTTCAACTACTGGGACGGCACCGGGTGTCCGATGCGGTCCCTCGGGTCGTCCGGGGTGTGGGAGCTGTTCCTGCCCGGGGTCGGCGAGGGCGCGCTGTACAAGTTCGACATCACTCGTCCCGACGGCTCGCACACCCTGCGCGCCGACCCCATGGCGCGGCGTACGGAGGTCCCGCCGGCCACGTCGTCGGTCGTGGACGCCTCGCTGTACGAGTGGGGTGACGCCGAGTGGCTGGCCCGGCGGGCCGAGATACCCGTGCACGAGGCCCCGTTCTCCGTGTACGAGCTTCATCTGGCGTCCTGGCGACCAGGCCTGACGTATCGTCAGCTGGCCGAGCAGCTGCCCGCCTATGTGCGGGACCTCGGCTTCACGCACGTCGAGCTGATGCCGGTCGCCGAGCATCCCTTCGGCGGGTCCTGGGGCTACCAGGTCACCGGCTTCTACGCGCCCACCGCCCGCCTGGGCACTCCGGACGACTTCAGGTACCTGGTGGACGCGCTGCACCGGGCCGGCATCGGCGTCCTGATGGACTGGGTGCCGGCGCACTTCCCGCGCGACGAGTGGGCCCTCGCCGAGTTCGACGGGCGGCCGCTGTACGAGCACGCGGACCCGTTGCGCGCCGCCCACCCCGACTGGGGGACGCTGGAGTTCGACTTCGGCCGGCGTGAGGTGCGCAACTTCCTGGTGGCGAACGCCACTTACTGGTGCGAGGAGTTCCACATCGACGGCCTGCGGGTGGACGCCGTCGCCTCCATGCTCTACCTGGACTACTCGCGCGAGGCGGGCCAGTGGACGCCGAACGAGCACGGCGGCCGGGAGAACCTGGACGCGGTGGCCTTCCTGCAGGAGATGAACGCGACGGTGTACCGCCGCAACCCGGGCGTCGTGACGATCGCCGAGGAGTCCACCGCGTGGGACGGGGTGACCCGGGCCACCCACCACTCGGGTCCCAGCGGCTTCGGCGGCCTCGGTTTCGGGCTGAAGTGGAACATGGGCTGGATGCACGACTCGCTCGCGTACATGAGTCACGAGCCGGTGCACCGCAGGTACCACCACCACGAGATGACGTTCTCGATGGTGTACGCGTACAGCGAGAACTACGTGCTGCCGATCTCCCACGACGAGGTCGTGCACGGCAAGCGGTCGCTGGTGTCGAAGATGCCGGGCGACTGGTGGCGGCAGCGCGCCGACCTGCGGGCGTACCTGGCGTACATGTGGGCCCATCCGGGCAAGCAGCTGCTCTTCATGGGGCAGGAGTTCGCGCAGGGCGCGGAGTGGTCCGAGGCGCACGGGCCCGACTGGTGGCTGCTGGATCCGGCGTACGGGGCGGAGGCCGACCACCGGGGCGTGCGGGACCTGGTCCGCGACCTCAACGCCGTCTACCGGGCGGTGCCCGCCCTGTGGCAGCGGGACACCGATCCGGCGGGCTTCGAGTGGGTGGTCGGGGACGCCGCCGAGGACAACGTCTTCGCCTTCCTGCGGCGCGACGCGGAGGGCTCCTTGCTGCTGTCCGTCTCCAACCTGTCCCCCGTCGTCCGCCGGGACTACCGGCTGGGGGTCCCGGACGACGTCCCGGCCTGGCACGAGGCCCTCAACACCGACGCCGAGCGGTACGGCGGCAGCGGCGTCGGCCACCCCGACCCGGTCAAGCCGGAGCCGCAGGGCTCGCACGGCAGGCCGGCGAGCATCCGGCTGACGCTGCCCCCGCTGGCGACCGTGTGGCTGCGGCCCGCCTGA
- a CDS encoding NAD-dependent epimerase/dehydratase family protein, with protein sequence MEKAHAVKTREVLVIGGNRYFGKRLIARLLAAGDRVTVLNRGSSPPPPGAVHLIVDRDDEAALNAALGARSFDVVVDQVCYTPRQAGVARRVFTGRTRRYVMTSTVEVYEHEDSAALVPEEAVDPLKVSVDTGLPWEEAEFVEGHYGEGKRQAEAVFAAAAGLPWTAVRVAHVLGGDDDFTGRLQHYAARLRSGDPITVPAVNRPATYIHVEEIADFLFWAVGEDFTGPVNAASHGTLTTRDLCEAVGARVPQGRTVFRSAEAGAVSPFAFRRGYAMDNSRAVGLGFAFGDARQWLPRAVAETLGTVN encoded by the coding sequence ATGGAAAAGGCGCACGCGGTAAAGACACGAGAAGTGCTGGTGATCGGCGGGAACCGCTATTTCGGCAAGCGGCTGATCGCCCGGCTGCTGGCCGCCGGGGACCGGGTCACGGTGCTGAACCGCGGATCGTCGCCGCCGCCCCCGGGCGCGGTCCACCTGATCGTCGACCGCGACGACGAGGCCGCGCTGAACGCGGCCCTCGGGGCCCGGTCCTTCGACGTCGTCGTGGACCAGGTCTGCTACACCCCGCGCCAGGCGGGCGTCGCCCGCCGGGTGTTCACCGGCCGCACCCGCCGCTACGTGATGACGTCGACGGTGGAGGTGTACGAGCACGAGGACTCCGCAGCGCTCGTGCCGGAGGAGGCCGTCGACCCGTTGAAGGTGTCGGTGGACACCGGACTGCCCTGGGAGGAGGCCGAGTTCGTCGAGGGCCACTACGGCGAGGGCAAGCGGCAGGCGGAGGCGGTCTTCGCGGCCGCCGCCGGCCTCCCCTGGACGGCCGTCCGCGTCGCGCACGTCCTCGGCGGGGACGACGACTTCACGGGACGGCTCCAGCACTACGCCGCCCGGCTGCGCAGCGGCGACCCGATCACCGTGCCGGCGGTGAACCGGCCGGCGACCTACATCCATGTCGAGGAGATCGCCGACTTCCTGTTCTGGGCGGTGGGCGAGGACTTCACCGGCCCGGTCAACGCCGCCTCGCACGGCACGCTGACCACGCGGGACCTGTGCGAGGCGGTGGGCGCGCGGGTCCCGCAGGGCAGGACCGTGTTCCGGTCGGCCGAGGCCGGCGCGGTGTCGCCGTTCGCCTTCCGCCGCGGCTACGCCATGGACAACTCCCGCGCCGTCGGGCTCGGATTCGCGTTCGGCGACGCCCGGCAGTGGCTGCCGCGCGCGGTCGCCGAGACCCTCGGGACGGTGAACTGA
- a CDS encoding cation:dicarboxylase symporter family transporter produces the protein MPTKTSRRAAVAASSTPDTAPAAPAVKRDRTHYLYIAVIVAVAIGIAVGLAAPDFAVELKPIGTGFVNLIKMMISPIIFCTIVLGIGSVRQAAKVGKVGGIALGYFVVMSLVALTIGLVVGNILEPGSGLHITDAVKETGQAQVSAEAKDTTEFLLGIIPTTILSAFTQPDVLQTLLIALLCGFAIQGMGKAGRPILRGVEHIQRLVFRILAMVMWVAPIGAFGAMAAVVGSAGVDALKSLAVLMLGFYTTCFLFVFIVLGALLRIFTGLNILTFFKYLAREFLLILSTSSSESALPRLIAKMEHLGVSKPVVGITVPTGYSFNLDGTMIYMTMASLFIADAMGTPMSIGEQIPLLLFLFVASKGAAGVTGAGMATLAGGLQSHKPALVDGMGLIVGIDRFMSEARALTNFAGNAVATVLIGTWTKEIDKERVRLVLAGGLPFDEKTLLDHDDQNDHDDHDDVVAADLPEQREEGEKELAKA, from the coding sequence ATGCCGACGAAGACGTCAAGGAGGGCAGCCGTGGCCGCCAGCAGCACCCCCGATACGGCACCTGCCGCACCCGCCGTGAAGCGGGACCGCACCCACTACCTGTACATCGCGGTGATCGTCGCGGTCGCCATCGGCATCGCCGTGGGTCTCGCCGCCCCCGACTTCGCCGTCGAGCTGAAGCCCATCGGCACCGGATTCGTGAACCTGATCAAGATGATGATCTCGCCGATCATCTTCTGCACGATCGTTCTCGGCATCGGATCCGTACGGCAGGCCGCCAAGGTCGGCAAGGTCGGCGGTATCGCGCTCGGCTACTTCGTGGTCATGTCACTCGTGGCGCTCACCATCGGCCTGGTCGTCGGCAACATCCTGGAGCCCGGCAGCGGCCTCCACATCACCGACGCGGTGAAGGAGACCGGCCAGGCGCAGGTCTCGGCCGAGGCCAAGGACACCACCGAGTTCCTGCTCGGCATCATCCCCACCACGATCCTCTCCGCGTTCACCCAGCCGGACGTCCTGCAGACCCTGCTGATCGCGCTGCTCTGCGGTTTCGCCATCCAGGGCATGGGCAAGGCCGGCCGGCCGATCCTGCGCGGTGTCGAGCACATCCAGCGGCTCGTCTTCCGCATCCTCGCGATGGTCATGTGGGTCGCCCCGATCGGCGCGTTCGGCGCGATGGCCGCGGTCGTCGGCTCGGCGGGCGTGGACGCGCTCAAGAGCCTCGCCGTCCTGATGCTCGGCTTCTACACCACGTGTTTCCTGTTCGTCTTCATCGTGCTCGGCGCGCTCCTGAGGATCTTCACGGGCCTGAACATCCTGACGTTCTTCAAGTACCTCGCCCGTGAGTTCCTGCTGATCCTGTCCACCTCCTCCTCCGAGTCCGCGCTGCCGCGCCTCATCGCGAAGATGGAGCACCTGGGCGTCAGCAAGCCCGTCGTCGGCATCACCGTCCCGACCGGCTACTCCTTCAACCTCGACGGCACCATGATCTACATGACCATGGCGTCCCTGTTCATCGCCGACGCCATGGGCACGCCGATGTCGATCGGTGAGCAGATCCCGCTGCTGCTCTTCCTGTTCGTCGCCTCCAAGGGCGCGGCCGGCGTCACCGGCGCGGGTATGGCGACCCTGGCCGGCGGTCTGCAGTCGCACAAGCCCGCCCTGGTGGACGGCATGGGCCTCATCGTCGGCATCGACCGCTTCATGAGCGAGGCCCGCGCCCTCACCAACTTCGCCGGCAACGCCGTCGCCACGGTCCTCATCGGCACCTGGACCAAGGAGATCGACAAGGAGCGCGTCCGGCTGGTGCTGGCGGGCGGCCTGCCGTTCGACGAGAAGACCCTGCTGGACCACGACGACCAGAACGACCACGACGACCACGACGACGTCGTCGCGGCGGACCTGCCCGAGCAGCGCGAAGAGGGCGAGAAGGAACTCGCCAAGGCCTGA
- a CDS encoding co-chaperone YbbN yields MIKADGVTEVTDEDFGAQVLEAELPVLVQFTAEWCGPCRQLGPVLGSIAEEEGERLKVVRLDVDRNPRTAIAYHVLSTPTLMVFRGGEPVRSMVGARPRRRLLEEIADVLRPGRPDTGAA; encoded by the coding sequence GTGATCAAGGCGGACGGCGTGACCGAGGTGACGGACGAGGATTTCGGGGCGCAGGTGCTGGAGGCGGAACTGCCGGTGCTCGTGCAGTTCACGGCCGAGTGGTGCGGCCCCTGCCGGCAGCTGGGCCCGGTGCTGGGCAGCATCGCCGAGGAGGAGGGCGAGCGGCTGAAGGTCGTCCGGCTGGACGTGGACCGCAATCCGCGGACCGCGATCGCGTACCACGTGCTGTCGACGCCCACCCTCATGGTGTTCCGGGGCGGTGAGCCCGTGCGGTCCATGGTGGGGGCCCGGCCCAGGCGCAGGCTGCTGGAGGAGATCGCCGACGTGCTCCGACCCGGCCGGCCGGACACCGGTGCCGCATAA
- a CDS encoding aldo/keto reductase: MRHRLLGGLRVSAIGLGAMPLSVEGRPDEARALATVHAALDAGVTLLDTADSYHLPGGEPGHNERLLARALASYGGDTDDVLVATKGGRGRPGGAADWTVNGDPRHLKAAAEASLRRLGVEAIGLYQLHKPDPSVPFEESVGALRDLLDEGKIRLAGVSNADVDQIGRAHAILGDRLVSVQNRFSPAVGDSEPELLLAAELGLVFLPWSPLGGISRSSLDGPSPAGGEQRFGAFHEIGRENGASPQQVCLAWLLARSPAVVPIPGATRPETIRASAAAAGLLLEPDALSRLDEAVRRGRRERGAVQV, from the coding sequence GTGCGTCACCGTCTGCTCGGCGGACTGCGGGTGAGCGCGATCGGGCTCGGCGCGATGCCGCTGTCCGTCGAGGGACGCCCCGACGAGGCCCGCGCCCTGGCCACGGTGCACGCCGCGCTGGACGCCGGCGTCACCCTGCTGGACACGGCCGACTCCTATCACCTGCCAGGCGGGGAGCCCGGCCACAACGAACGCCTGCTGGCCCGCGCACTCGCGTCCTACGGCGGTGACACGGACGACGTCCTCGTGGCGACGAAGGGCGGCCGGGGCAGACCGGGCGGCGCGGCGGACTGGACGGTGAACGGCGACCCCCGGCATCTGAAGGCCGCCGCGGAGGCCTCCCTGCGGCGGCTCGGCGTCGAGGCGATCGGCCTCTATCAGCTGCACAAGCCCGACCCGTCGGTCCCCTTCGAGGAGTCCGTGGGCGCGCTGCGGGACCTGCTCGACGAGGGGAAGATCCGGCTGGCCGGTGTCTCCAACGCGGACGTGGACCAGATCGGGCGGGCCCACGCGATCCTCGGCGACCGGCTCGTGTCGGTCCAGAACCGCTTCTCCCCGGCCGTCGGCGACAGCGAGCCCGAACTGCTGCTGGCGGCCGAACTGGGGCTGGTGTTCCTCCCGTGGAGTCCGCTGGGCGGCATCTCCCGCAGTTCCCTGGACGGACCGTCCCCGGCGGGCGGCGAGCAGCGCTTCGGCGCGTTCCACGAGATCGGCCGCGAGAACGGGGCGAGCCCTCAGCAGGTCTGCCTCGCCTGGCTCCTGGCCCGCTCCCCCGCCGTCGTCCCGATCCCGGGCGCGACCCGCCCGGAGACGATCCGGGCCTCGGCCGCCGCGGCCGGCCTGCTGCTGGAGCCGGACGCCCTGAGCCGCCTGGACGAGGCGGTACGCCGGGGGCGGCGGGAGCGCGGGGCGGTTCAGGTCTGA
- a CDS encoding Lrp/AsnC family transcriptional regulator, which yields MGVPAAVPKEDRQIRAAAVETSVAFDAVDRQILELLQTDGRIKLSELGRRVRLSPAAVSERVRRLESAGVISGYGAHVVPARLGYGIQAFIRVDPHGGYTLKHPRTLELIGRPEIIEVHHVVGEDCWILKTAVRDTVHLEEVLEAVSALGRTTTSIVLTSPVVRKPLLP from the coding sequence ATGGGAGTTCCGGCCGCTGTACCGAAAGAAGACCGGCAGATCCGCGCCGCGGCCGTCGAAACCTCGGTGGCCTTCGACGCGGTGGACCGTCAGATCCTGGAGCTGCTCCAGACCGACGGCCGGATCAAGCTCAGTGAGCTGGGCCGCCGGGTGCGGCTGAGCCCGGCGGCGGTGTCGGAGCGGGTGCGGCGGCTGGAGAGCGCGGGGGTGATCAGCGGTTACGGGGCGCACGTCGTCCCGGCCCGGCTCGGTTACGGCATCCAGGCGTTCATCCGGGTCGACCCGCACGGCGGGTACACCCTGAAGCATCCGAGGACGCTGGAGCTGATCGGCCGCCCCGAGATCATCGAGGTGCACCACGTGGTGGGCGAGGACTGCTGGATCCTCAAGACCGCGGTACGGGACACGGTCCACCTGGAGGAGGTTCTCGAAGCGGTCTCCGCACTCGGCCGCACGACGACGTCGATCGTGCTCACCTCGCCGGTGGTGCGCAAACCGCTCTTGCCCTGA
- a CDS encoding maltokinase, with product MAETVTLSGKTSPDLLASLDPLLREWLPRQRWFAGKGRPVTGFSLVAATELLPAGARLGLYHLLVRARQGAAPGDCYQLLIGVRAALPPRLAPALIGHVTQGPLTGRTVFDALYDTRPAELLLEALRTGTRIGALRCERDPQQEIRSGLVPRRLTGEQSNSSVIYGDTFILKLLRRVVPGVNPDLELPLALAREGCPRVPAPTAWMRADLAGHGSEDESYVLGVLQPYVQGAADGWELALRELAKGEDFVAEARALGRATAEVHGALARALPTATLGQAQLGPAVHGMVERLDAAAQAVPALRPYAPALRTAFTALAGLAAEGRTWTAQRVHGDLHLGQCLRAASGEWSLIDFEGEPARPLGERRMPQPAVRDVAGMLRSFDYAAHSADPPAPGWAHACRAAYCSGYAEAAGVDPRTDPVLLRAYETDKAIYEVVYEARHRPDWLPVPLSAIRRLAAPPDLP from the coding sequence ATGGCGGAAACTGTCACACTCTCCGGCAAGACGAGCCCCGACCTCCTCGCCTCCCTGGACCCCCTGCTGCGCGAGTGGCTGCCCCGGCAGCGCTGGTTCGCCGGCAAGGGACGTCCGGTCACCGGGTTCTCGCTGGTGGCGGCCACCGAACTGCTGCCGGCCGGAGCGCGGCTGGGCCTGTACCACCTGCTGGTGCGCGCCCGGCAGGGCGCGGCCCCGGGCGACTGCTACCAGCTGCTGATCGGCGTCCGCGCGGCTCTGCCGCCCCGGCTCGCGCCCGCGCTGATCGGGCACGTGACCCAGGGGCCGCTGACCGGGCGGACCGTCTTCGACGCGCTGTACGACACCCGGCCGGCCGAGCTGCTGCTGGAGGCGCTGCGCACCGGTACGCGGATCGGCGCGCTGCGTTGCGAGCGCGACCCGCAGCAGGAGATCCGGTCGGGGCTGGTCCCGCGCCGGCTGACGGGAGAGCAGTCGAACTCGTCCGTGATCTATGGAGATACGTTCATCCTGAAGCTGTTGCGCCGGGTGGTGCCCGGCGTCAACCCGGACCTGGAGCTGCCGCTGGCGCTGGCCCGCGAGGGCTGCCCCCGGGTGCCCGCGCCGACCGCGTGGATGCGGGCGGACCTCGCCGGCCACGGGAGCGAGGACGAGTCGTACGTCCTGGGCGTGCTCCAGCCGTATGTGCAGGGCGCGGCGGACGGCTGGGAGCTGGCGCTGCGGGAACTGGCCAAGGGCGAGGACTTCGTCGCCGAGGCGAGGGCGCTGGGCCGGGCGACGGCCGAGGTGCACGGGGCGCTGGCCCGGGCGCTGCCGACGGCCACGCTGGGCCAGGCGCAGCTGGGGCCGGCGGTGCACGGCATGGTCGAGCGGCTCGACGCGGCCGCGCAGGCGGTGCCCGCACTGCGTCCGTACGCGCCCGCGCTGCGCACCGCCTTCACCGCGCTGGCCGGCCTCGCGGCCGAGGGCCGCACCTGGACCGCCCAGCGCGTCCACGGCGACCTGCACCTCGGACAGTGTCTGCGCGCCGCCTCGGGCGAGTGGTCGCTGATCGACTTCGAGGGCGAGCCGGCCAGACCGCTGGGCGAGCGCCGGATGCCGCAGCCGGCCGTGCGGGACGTGGCGGGCATGCTGCGCTCCTTCGACTACGCGGCCCACTCCGCCGACCCGCCGGCCCCGGGCTGGGCGCACGCCTGCCGGGCGGCCTACTGCTCCGGGTACGCCGAGGCGGCGGGCGTCGATCCGCGGACCGACCCCGTGCTGCTGCGGGCCTACGAGACGGACAAGGCGATCTACGAGGTCGTCTACGAGGCCCGGCACCGGCCGGACTGGCTCCCCGTGCCCCTGTCCGCGATACGACGCCTCGCCGCACCCCCCGACCTGCCTTGA
- a CDS encoding MerR family transcriptional regulator, whose protein sequence is MRIGELAARAGTTTRTLRYYESRGLLPARRGDNGYRTYDESDLRLLRQIRTLQDFGFDLEETRPFVECLRAGHPQGDSCPASLVVYRRKLDELDALIGELRAVRETVAGQLVRAERARDELAAEALVPGGPEPGCELGGRGL, encoded by the coding sequence ATGCGCATCGGAGAGCTGGCCGCGCGGGCCGGGACGACGACCCGGACGCTGCGGTACTACGAGTCGCGCGGGCTGCTGCCCGCGCGGCGCGGCGACAACGGGTACCGGACGTACGACGAGAGCGACCTGCGGCTGCTGCGGCAGATCAGGACGCTGCAGGACTTCGGGTTCGACCTGGAGGAGACCCGGCCCTTCGTGGAGTGTCTGCGGGCCGGGCATCCGCAGGGCGACTCGTGTCCGGCGTCGCTCGTGGTCTACCGCCGCAAGCTCGACGAGCTGGACGCGCTCATCGGCGAGCTGCGGGCGGTCCGCGAGACGGTCGCCGGACAGCTCGTGCGGGCCGAGCGGGCGCGGGACGAGCTGGCGGCCGAGGCGCTGGTTCCGGGGGGTCCGGAGCCGGGGTGCGAACTGGGAGGGCGAGGACTGTGA